Proteins encoded together in one Campylobacter anatolicus window:
- the rmuC gene encoding DNA recombination protein RmuC produces MDKIIVFYIVVVILVVILIVLTFMIFAYKRDKFELQKDLIQTSGELISLKKRESELEHEISELRQEIGVANERAKGYAQQGEFWRESLNERESEIRALNSDKNALLQELSALKSTLNERQKSEIERERNFTETQKSLSIQFENLANKIFDEKTSAFNKFNQNSIELLLKPLREQIISFQNRVNEVHSESLKSGASLSEQIKNVLNVGLSMSNEAKNLTTALKGSNKIAGNWGEAQLERTLQAAGLIKDEHYFTQQRFKDDNGLYLVPDFVVAMPDNKCVIIDSKVSLVAYSEVIEAANVGSEALLQGAMKSHINSIKAHIDGLSRKDYASIMDGRSPDFVLMFMPIEPAFIEAMKFDATLFNYGYERRVVLVSHTTLMPILRTIANLWRIEQGNAKALEIATRAADIYNKVIAVGEALLKLGGTLNTASNHYNQVITSLVGRQGLVGRVEKFRQISNKAIQNMPELNEINTHFETEKLENLIEKNTDDKSLGDKRL; encoded by the coding sequence TTGGATAAGATTATAGTGTTTTATATTGTTGTTGTCATTTTAGTAGTGATTTTGATAGTTTTAACTTTTATGATATTTGCTTACAAGCGTGATAAATTTGAGTTGCAAAAAGATCTTATACAAACAAGTGGCGAATTAATAAGTTTAAAAAAGCGTGAGAGTGAGCTAGAACATGAGATAAGCGAGCTACGACAAGAGATTGGTGTGGCTAATGAAAGAGCTAAAGGATATGCACAGCAAGGGGAGTTTTGGCGTGAGAGTTTGAATGAACGTGAGAGCGAGATAAGGGCTTTAAACTCGGATAAAAACGCACTTTTGCAAGAGCTTTCGGCACTAAAAAGCACACTGAATGAAAGACAAAAGAGTGAAATAGAAAGAGAGCGAAACTTTACTGAAACACAAAAAAGCCTAAGCATTCAGTTTGAAAATTTGGCAAATAAAATTTTTGATGAGAAAACGAGTGCGTTTAATAAATTTAACCAAAATTCAATAGAACTCCTTTTAAAGCCACTTCGTGAGCAGATAATTAGCTTTCAAAATCGCGTAAATGAGGTGCATAGTGAAAGTTTAAAAAGTGGTGCTAGTCTAAGTGAGCAGATAAAAAACGTCTTAAATGTGGGGTTAAGCATGTCAAATGAAGCCAAAAATCTCACGACCGCACTTAAAGGTAGCAACAAGATCGCTGGAAACTGGGGCGAGGCACAGCTAGAACGTACACTTCAAGCAGCTGGCCTAATAAAAGATGAGCATTACTTCACGCAGCAAAGGTTTAAGGACGATAATGGTTTGTATCTCGTGCCTGATTTTGTCGTAGCTATGCCAGATAACAAGTGCGTCATTATAGATAGCAAGGTATCACTTGTGGCGTATAGCGAGGTGATAGAGGCGGCAAATGTTGGTAGTGAAGCTCTCTTACAAGGTGCGATGAAGTCGCATATAAATTCAATCAAAGCTCACATTGATGGGCTTTCACGCAAGGATTATGCTTCTATTATGGATGGTAGAAGTCCTGACTTTGTGTTGATGTTTATGCCAATAGAGCCAGCTTTTATAGAGGCGATGAAATTTGATGCTACGCTTTTTAACTACGGATACGAACGTAGAGTCGTTTTGGTCTCGCACACAACTCTTATGCCAATTTTACGAACGATAGCAAATTTATGGCGGATAGAGCAAGGTAATGCCAAAGCCTTAGAGATCGCTACTCGTGCAGCAGATATATATAACAAAGTTATAGCCGTTGGCGAAGCTCTTTTAAAACTAGGCGGCACACTAAATACAGCGAGTAATCATTACAATCAAGTCATAACATCGCTTGTTGGTCGACAGGGGCTTGTTGGCAGGGTGGAGAAATTTCGGCAGATTTCAAATAAAGCTATTCAAAATATGCCTGAATTAAATGAGATAAATACCCATTTCGAGACTGAAAAACTAGAAAATTTAATAGAAAAAAATACAGATGATAAATCTTTAGGCGATAAACGGCTTTAA
- a CDS encoding ATP-binding protein, with the protein MQFLLDFLSADVKNSKIYKLIKCSEDEAKILRHLSVIYVDGVVSVSAYELLCGVFGTKDRAYLMHLKDVKSLLDYGWITQSYGLFKSSDNSGKSNQINLLSLLHAEIALSSSFLKILEDGNLRIELDEPTPYEDHLQYLKDQFLRIELYAKLSMFVGDNNDAKKRLKMQINELEGFIKERLNLSKITIKIEQIFKDNSLDDKEQLIFLALLKEEYAGDFESGRDLNALMSLISDNEIERIKNRSLLEEGARLVENNLIDYDEVLNAFGNVSRNFFINEEILQSIMHPKSEKESKKIKLESLVKEQEIFELIEPSASLEDVVLSDNTKELLDQILKQVDKKVLSRLSSWGIKSRRGIDAKIIFYGEAGTGKTMSAMGLAKSLKKQILSFDCSKILSKYVGESEQNVRKIFDTYKEICTKSKSEPVLLLNEADQFLSTRVESSSGSDKMHNQMQNIFLEQIERFEGVLIATTNFLQSLDSAFSRRFDYKIEFKKPDFRQRLAIWRKILPESASFDENFSIERLAEFNLSGAQIVLALKNTALKVAVRDDAIFTYDDFKTTIERELSSAFGEDKKVGLL; encoded by the coding sequence GTGCAGTTTTTACTTGATTTTTTAAGTGCCGATGTCAAAAATAGTAAAATTTATAAGCTTATAAAGTGTAGTGAAGATGAGGCTAAAATCCTACGTCATCTAAGTGTGATTTACGTTGATGGAGTAGTAAGTGTAAGTGCATATGAGCTACTTTGTGGAGTATTTGGTACAAAAGATAGAGCATATCTGATGCATTTAAAAGATGTGAAGTCCTTGCTTGATTATGGTTGGATTACACAAAGTTATGGACTTTTTAAGAGTAGCGACAATAGTGGCAAGTCAAATCAGATAAATCTACTTTCACTTCTTCACGCAGAGATCGCACTTTCATCATCTTTTCTTAAAATTTTAGAAGATGGTAATTTACGTATTGAACTTGATGAGCCAACGCCATACGAAGATCACTTGCAGTATCTAAAAGATCAGTTTTTACGTATTGAGCTTTACGCGAAGCTTTCTATGTTTGTAGGAGATAACAACGATGCTAAAAAACGTCTAAAAATGCAGATAAATGAGCTTGAAGGTTTTATAAAAGAGCGTCTGAATTTAAGCAAAATTACCATAAAAATAGAACAAATTTTTAAAGATAACTCGCTAGATGATAAAGAGCAACTAATATTTCTTGCCCTTTTAAAAGAGGAATACGCAGGAGACTTTGAGAGCGGTAGAGACCTAAACGCCCTTATGAGTCTTATTAGTGATAATGAGATAGAGCGTATTAAAAATCGCTCACTGCTTGAAGAGGGTGCGAGACTTGTTGAAAATAACTTAATTGATTACGATGAGGTGCTAAATGCATTTGGAAACGTGAGCCGAAATTTTTTCATAAATGAGGAAATTTTGCAAAGCATAATGCACCCAAAAAGTGAAAAGGAGAGCAAAAAAATCAAGCTTGAAAGCCTTGTTAAAGAGCAGGAAATTTTTGAGCTGATTGAGCCAAGCGCAAGTCTTGAGGACGTTGTTTTAAGCGATAATACAAAGGAGCTTTTAGATCAAATTTTAAAACAGGTTGATAAAAAAGTTTTATCTCGCTTAAGTAGCTGGGGAATCAAGTCTCGTCGCGGAATAGACGCTAAGATCATATTTTACGGTGAGGCCGGGACTGGCAAAACTATGAGTGCGATGGGTCTTGCAAAGAGCCTTAAAAAGCAGATATTAAGCTTTGACTGCTCTAAAATTTTAAGTAAATATGTCGGTGAGAGTGAGCAAAATGTTCGCAAAATTTTTGATACATATAAAGAAATTTGCACTAAAAGCAAGAGTGAGCCAGTGCTATTACTAAATGAAGCCGATCAGTTTTTAAGCACAAGAGTTGAAAGCAGCAGTGGGTCTGATAAGATGCATAACCAGATGCAAAATATCTTTTTAGAACAGATTGAGCGGTTTGAGGGCGTTTTGATAGCGACTACAAATTTTTTACAAAGCCTTGATAGTGCGTTCTCTCGAAGATTTGATTATAAGATAGAGTTTAAAAAACCCGACTTTAGACAACGCCTTGCTATATGGCGTAAAATTTTGCCTGAGAGTGCAAGTTTTGATGAAAATTTCAGTATTGAGAGACTTGCGGAGTTTAACCTAAGTGGTGCACAGATTGTCTTAGCTCTTAAAAACACAGCTTTAAAAGTTGCTGTGAGAGATGATGCGATATTTACTTATGATGATTTTAAAACGACGATCGAGCGTGAGCTGAGTTCGGCATTTGGCGAAGATAAGAAAGTAGGGCTTTTATAA
- a CDS encoding Na+/H+ antiporter family protein: MLLTNPVVFSILVMTVLCLLRFNILLSILISALVAGIMYKHGFAGFEYGLGAGLTGFLKALSETTSTLITGMKGNLETSLSYILLGALATAIAHTNLTAILINAISKTLSSNRIIFILSIAFIACLSQNLIPVHIAFIPILIPPLLVLMNKIGIDRRAVACALTFGLKAPYVSLSVGFGLIFHSILKKELENNGINVNISDIGNVMWIGGFSMLIGLLLAVFVFYAKKRVYKDTAYEVQELDELKHVANLKMTRKEWAVLGGAIVAFSVQILTSSMPLGALLGLVVMIALGGIEYKKVDKMMDGGLAMMGFIAFIMLVAAGFGSVLRESGGINELVTAASALAGGKLGGALLMLFIGLLITIGIGTSFGTIPIIASIYVPLSVNLGFSPAAIILLVGIAAALGDAGSPASDSTLGPTSGLNADGQHDHIYDTCVPTFVFFNIPLIIGGAIGAILLS, encoded by the coding sequence ATGCTTTTAACTAACCCTGTTGTATTTAGCATACTCGTTATGACTGTGCTTTGTCTTCTTCGCTTTAACATACTTTTATCTATCCTAATCTCCGCACTTGTCGCCGGTATAATGTATAAGCACGGATTTGCAGGGTTTGAATACGGACTTGGTGCTGGACTTACCGGCTTTTTAAAAGCTCTATCAGAGACTACCTCCACCCTCATCACAGGTATGAAAGGGAATCTTGAAACATCACTTAGCTACATATTGCTTGGTGCCTTAGCCACAGCTATCGCACATACAAATTTAACTGCGATTTTGATAAACGCCATCAGTAAAACTCTAAGCTCAAACCGCATAATTTTTATCCTTAGCATAGCTTTCATAGCGTGTTTATCACAAAATCTAATCCCAGTTCATATCGCATTTATCCCTATCCTTATACCGCCACTTTTGGTGCTAATGAATAAAATAGGTATTGACCGTAGGGCAGTTGCGTGTGCCTTGACATTTGGACTAAAAGCCCCTTATGTATCGCTATCTGTTGGCTTTGGCTTGATATTCCACAGCATACTTAAAAAAGAGCTAGAGAACAATGGCATAAATGTAAATATCAGCGATATCGGCAATGTTATGTGGATAGGTGGATTTTCTATGCTTATTGGTTTATTACTTGCTGTTTTTGTATTTTATGCTAAAAAACGTGTCTATAAAGATACTGCTTACGAAGTACAAGAGTTAGATGAGCTAAAACACGTTGCAAATTTAAAGATGACACGTAAGGAATGGGCTGTGCTAGGCGGTGCTATAGTGGCATTTTCAGTTCAAATTTTAACAAGTTCTATGCCGCTTGGTGCTTTACTGGGGCTTGTTGTGATGATAGCTCTTGGTGGCATTGAATATAAAAAGGTAGATAAAATGATGGATGGTGGTCTAGCTATGATGGGCTTTATCGCTTTTATAATGCTTGTGGCAGCTGGATTTGGCTCGGTACTTCGTGAAAGTGGCGGCATAAATGAGCTAGTAACTGCAGCTAGTGCCTTAGCTGGTGGTAAGTTAGGCGGTGCTTTACTTATGTTATTTATCGGACTGCTTATAACAATAGGTATAGGTACGAGCTTTGGGACAATACCTATCATCGCTTCTATCTATGTACCACTATCTGTAAATCTAGGGTTCTCTCCTGCGGCGATCATTCTTTTAGTAGGCATAGCAGCAGCACTCGGTGATGCAGGTAGTCCAGCCAGTGATAGCACACTTGGACCAACATCTGGGCTAAACGCAGACGGACAACACGATCATATCTATGATACTTGTGTGCCGACTTTTGTGTTTTTTAATATACCACTGATAATAGGTGGAGCAATAGGGGCGATACTACTATCATAA
- a CDS encoding CTP synthase — protein sequence MAKQTKYIFITGGVLSSLGKGIAAASIATLLKNVGLKVSMLKADPYINVDPGTMSPLEHGEVFVTDDGAETDLDLGHYERFLDERLSQDNNFTTGRVYSAVIEKERRGDYLGKTIQVIPHIVGEIVDRIKKAGDSKDILIVEIGGTVGDIEGLPFLEAIRALRTEVGKKNAMFIHLTLVPYIKVAGELKTKPTQHSVGELRRIGISPDMIICRSEQPLNRELKDKIALSCGVEKNCVIESADSASIYQIPLSFLKQDILTPIAENLELGELKLDMSKWDSLVKRIIAPTKETTIAFVGKYVDLKESYKSLTESIIHAGANLDAKINLKWCDSEKIESTNVEELLKDVDGILVAGGFGERGVNGKILAIKYARENDIPYLGICLGMQLALIEFARNVLNLSDANSVEFKEDCQNPIIYLIDSFIDASGKRQIRTHKSPLGGTMRLGAYECDIKKGSLLSEIYGGAKSVKERHRHRYEANPKYRAEFEKNGLIVSGESDGLIEAVELKAHKFFIGVQFHPEFTSRLTKPNPTILGFVRASLANAK from the coding sequence ATGGCCAAACAGACGAAGTATATATTCATAACTGGAGGTGTTTTAAGCTCTCTTGGCAAGGGTATTGCTGCTGCTTCTATCGCTACACTGCTTAAAAATGTAGGACTAAAAGTCAGTATGCTAAAGGCGGATCCATATATAAATGTAGATCCTGGCACGATGAGTCCGCTAGAACACGGAGAGGTCTTTGTTACTGATGACGGTGCTGAGACCGACCTTGATCTGGGGCATTATGAGCGTTTTTTAGATGAGAGATTATCTCAGGATAATAACTTCACGACAGGACGAGTATATAGTGCAGTTATAGAAAAAGAGCGAAGGGGAGATTATCTAGGTAAAACGATACAAGTGATACCGCATATCGTGGGCGAGATAGTTGATCGCATCAAAAAAGCAGGAGATAGCAAAGATATCCTTATCGTTGAGATCGGAGGAACGGTCGGCGATATAGAGGGTTTACCATTTTTAGAAGCCATTAGAGCATTACGAACTGAGGTTGGCAAGAAAAATGCGATGTTTATACATCTAACTCTTGTACCTTATATAAAAGTCGCAGGAGAGCTTAAAACTAAGCCTACCCAGCATAGCGTAGGAGAGCTTCGTCGTATCGGCATAAGTCCAGATATGATAATATGCAGAAGCGAACAACCACTAAACCGTGAACTAAAAGACAAGATCGCTCTAAGTTGTGGTGTGGAGAAAAACTGTGTTATTGAAAGTGCTGATAGTGCGAGTATCTATCAAATTCCGCTATCATTTTTAAAGCAAGATATATTAACGCCGATTGCTGAAAATTTAGAGCTTGGTGAGCTAAAACTAGATATGTCAAAATGGGATAGTCTAGTTAAGCGTATAATCGCTCCGACTAAGGAGACAACTATCGCATTTGTTGGCAAATACGTAGATCTAAAAGAGAGCTACAAAAGCCTAACAGAGAGCATTATCCATGCGGGAGCAAATCTTGATGCTAAAATAAATTTAAAATGGTGTGATAGCGAAAAGATAGAAAGCACAAATGTAGAGGAGTTGCTTAAAGATGTTGATGGTATATTAGTCGCTGGTGGTTTTGGCGAGCGTGGTGTGAATGGTAAAATTTTAGCTATCAAATACGCTCGTGAAAATGATATCCCATATCTTGGTATCTGTCTTGGTATGCAACTAGCTCTTATTGAGTTTGCACGTAATGTTTTAAATTTATCTGACGCAAATTCCGTTGAGTTTAAAGAGGATTGTCAAAACCCTATAATCTATCTAATAGATAGTTTTATTGACGCAAGTGGAAAAAGGCAAATTCGAACACACAAAAGCCCACTTGGTGGGACTATGAGACTAGGTGCTTATGAGTGCGACATCAAAAAAGGCTCATTATTATCTGAAATTTATGGCGGTGCAAAGAGTGTAAAAGAGCGGCATAGGCATAGATATGAGGCAAATCCAAAATACCGAGCTGAATTTGAAAAAAATGGTCTTATCGTAAGTGGCGAGAGTGATGGACTGATAGAAGCGGTTGAGCTAAAGGCTCATAAATTTTTCATAGGAGTGCAGTTTCACCCTGAATTTACATCACGCTTGACAAAGCCAAATCCAACGATACTAGGTTTTGTCCGTGCTAGTTTAGCAAATGCTAAGTAA
- a CDS encoding cytochrome d ubiquinol oxidase subunit II codes for MFLLETLQIYWWMIVSLLGGLLVFMMFVQGGQTLLFSLAKTELEKDMIINSMGRKWELTFTTLVMFGGACFAAFPLFYATSFGGAYWVWFAILFCFIVQAVSYEYRKKPDNFLGSKTYEIFLFINGSFGVILIGMAVSTFFTGSNFILNDHNFVQWQTPWRGLEALANPFVYPLGIALFFLSRIGGALYLINNIQDDSIRAKARKAVLKNTIYFLPFFLIFLSWIFTKDGFGYDENGIVSIVEYKYFINLVKMPIIGLMIIAGLVVIVYGIVRGAFSKSIYGVVPYGLGVVLVVTSLFLLAGLNNTAFYPSFSNLQSSLTIKNASSSQYTLNVMAYVSLLVPVVLSYIFVVWRAIDSKKITQDEIRNDHHSY; via the coding sequence ATGTTTTTACTTGAGACTTTACAAATTTATTGGTGGATGATTGTTAGTTTACTAGGTGGACTACTTGTATTTATGATGTTCGTTCAAGGCGGTCAGACGCTGTTATTTTCACTAGCTAAAACTGAGTTAGAAAAAGATATGATCATAAATTCTATGGGGCGAAAGTGGGAGCTGACATTTACCACGCTTGTGATGTTTGGTGGTGCGTGTTTCGCGGCATTTCCACTATTTTATGCGACTAGCTTTGGAGGGGCATATTGGGTGTGGTTCGCGATACTTTTTTGCTTTATCGTCCAAGCCGTGAGCTATGAATACCGCAAGAAACCGGATAACTTTTTGGGTTCAAAAACCTATGAAATTTTTCTTTTTATCAACGGCTCATTTGGTGTCATTTTAATCGGTATGGCGGTTAGCACATTTTTTACAGGAAGCAACTTTATATTAAATGATCACAACTTCGTTCAGTGGCAAACTCCTTGGCGTGGGCTTGAAGCATTAGCAAATCCATTCGTCTACCCGCTTGGTATAGCACTATTTTTCTTATCACGTATCGGCGGGGCTTTGTATCTTATAAATAATATACAAGATGATAGTATAAGAGCTAAAGCTAGAAAAGCTGTCCTAAAAAATACAATATACTTTTTACCATTTTTTCTGATATTTTTGAGCTGGATATTTACAAAAGATGGCTTTGGATACGATGAAAACGGCATTGTGAGTATTGTTGAGTATAAGTATTTTATAAATTTAGTCAAAATGCCTATAATTGGACTGATGATTATAGCTGGGTTAGTAGTCATTGTCTATGGTATCGTGCGTGGTGCATTTAGTAAGAGTATATACGGTGTTGTTCCTTATGGGCTTGGCGTGGTACTTGTTGTTACATCGTTATTTTTACTAGCGGGACTAAATAATACAGCTTTTTACCCATCTTTTAGCAACTTACAAAGCTCGCTCACAATAAAAAATGCAAGTTCAAGTCAATATACACTAAACGTTATGGCATATGTTAGCCTTCTTGTGCCAGTAGTTTTAAGCTATATTTTCGTGGTTTGGAGAGCAATTGATAGCAAAAAGATTACGCAAGATGAGATACGTAACGATCATCACTCATACTAA
- a CDS encoding cytochrome ubiquinol oxidase subunit I produces MSELSSVDWSRAQFALTALYHFLFVPLTLGLSFIIAIMESIYVKTGSQQWLRITKFWLKLFGINFAIGVATGIIMEFEFGTNWANYSWFVGDIFGAPLAIEGLLAFFLESTFFAIMFFGWDKVSKKFHLFSTWLVAIGSNLSALWILIANGWMQYPIGMKFNPDTARMEMENFFEVALSPVGIIKFLHTVTSGYVISALFVIGISAWFMLKGRHLIMAKKSMIVAASFGLVTSLFLLFSGDESAYQTTRVQPMKLAVMEGLYEGDTRQGLIAIGLLDPNKQPGDGKDQFLIDFEVPYMLSLLGKRDINGFIAGIDDLLYGNEKHGIESIESKMIKGKIAINALKEYKNAQKIGDTDTMDKNRQLINENINFLGYGHIKKPTDAVPPVALTFYSFHIMVALGSYFIVLFFIVIYLCMANDIENFKKLLWVCVFTIPLGYIAAETGWIVAEVGRQPWAIQDLMTVGMGATNLADTNIKISFALFAILFTTLLIAEVKIMLKQIKIGF; encoded by the coding sequence ATGTCAGAATTATCCTCAGTGGATTGGTCTAGGGCTCAGTTTGCATTAACCGCACTATATCACTTTTTATTTGTTCCGCTAACACTCGGGCTTAGCTTTATTATTGCGATAATGGAGAGCATTTATGTTAAAACAGGCTCGCAACAGTGGCTAAGGATAACGAAATTTTGGCTAAAACTATTTGGTATAAATTTTGCTATCGGTGTAGCAACTGGTATTATTATGGAGTTTGAGTTTGGCACAAACTGGGCAAATTATAGCTGGTTTGTGGGCGATATATTCGGTGCCCCACTTGCCATAGAAGGATTACTTGCATTTTTCCTAGAGAGTACATTTTTTGCTATTATGTTCTTTGGCTGGGATAAGGTTAGTAAGAAATTTCACTTATTTTCAACTTGGCTTGTAGCGATAGGCTCAAATTTATCCGCTCTTTGGATACTTATCGCAAACGGCTGGATGCAATATCCAATAGGTATGAAATTTAACCCGGATACCGCTAGAATGGAAATGGAAAATTTCTTTGAAGTTGCTCTTAGTCCAGTTGGAATTATTAAATTTTTACACACCGTTACGAGTGGCTATGTCATCTCAGCATTATTTGTTATAGGAATTTCTGCTTGGTTTATGCTAAAAGGACGTCATCTCATAATGGCAAAGAAAAGCATGATTGTTGCAGCTAGTTTTGGATTGGTTACATCGTTATTTTTATTATTTAGTGGCGATGAGAGTGCATATCAGACTACAAGAGTGCAGCCGATGAAGCTTGCAGTAATGGAGGGACTTTATGAGGGTGATACTAGACAAGGGCTTATCGCTATAGGATTACTTGATCCAAATAAACAACCAGGAGATGGTAAAGATCAATTTTTAATAGATTTTGAGGTGCCATATATGCTCTCATTACTTGGTAAACGCGATATAAACGGCTTTATCGCAGGCATTGATGATCTTTTATATGGTAATGAAAAGCACGGAATAGAGAGCATAGAGAGCAAGATGATAAAGGGTAAAATCGCCATCAATGCACTCAAAGAGTATAAAAATGCACAAAAAATTGGTGATACAGATACAATGGATAAAAATCGCCAACTCATTAATGAAAATATAAATTTTTTAGGTTATGGTCATATCAAAAAGCCTACCGATGCTGTGCCACCGGTAGCTTTAACGTTTTATAGTTTTCACATTATGGTTGCACTCGGCAGCTATTTTATAGTACTATTTTTTATTGTTATCTATCTTTGTATGGCAAATGATATTGAAAATTTCAAAAAGCTACTTTGGGTATGCGTATTTACTATACCGCTTGGCTACATTGCTGCTGAGACTGGCTGGATAGTCGCAGAAGTAGGACGGCAACCGTGGGCTATACAAGATCTTATGACAGTTGGTATGGGTGCTACAAATTTAGCCGATACAAATATTAAAATTTCATTTGCACTATTTGCGATACTTTTTACTACACTTTTAATAGCAGAAGTAAAGATAATGCTAAAACAGATAAAGATAGGATTTTAA
- the ilvD gene encoding dihydroxy-acid dehydratase, whose translation MRSNIIKKGYTRTPHRSLLRATGLRDEDFNKPFIGIANSFIEIIPGHFFLNKYAEILKDEIRKNGCVPFEFNTIGVDDGIAMGHGGMLYSLPSREIIANSIESVMNAHALDALVCMPNCDKIVPGMVMGALRVNVPTVFVSGGPMKKGYTKSGVPIDLATAFEAVGKFETKEIDEVELKDIECNACPSGGSCSGMFTANSMNTLCEAMGIALSGNGTILALTPEREELVRKAGRRICEIALDDRYKIRNILNEKAVRNALVVDMAMGGSSNTVLHMLAIAREAGVSLEVGELNKISQNIAHIAKISPSLPNVHMEDIGRAGGMNAVIKEISRHDNGMLSLENLTVSGETLSERVCASDIEDEKIIHKVENAYSKVGGLAILFGNLAEQGCVIKTAGIVGERKFSGKAVCFNSQDEAIEGISAGKVSKGDVVVIRYEGPKGGPGMQEMLSPTSLIMGRGLGADVALITDGRFSGATRGLSIGHISPEAAEGGMIGLLQDGDIIDIDVDRYEINVRLSSDEIASRRANFKPIEKELNSRWLRQYRRLVTNASNGAILEA comes from the coding sequence ATGAGAAGCAATATAATTAAAAAGGGCTACACACGCACACCGCACCGCTCGCTACTAAGAGCAACCGGACTAAGAGATGAGGACTTTAATAAGCCATTTATCGGCATTGCAAATAGCTTTATAGAGATAATCCCAGGGCACTTTTTCTTAAACAAGTATGCTGAAATTTTAAAAGATGAGATACGCAAAAATGGCTGTGTGCCATTTGAGTTTAACACTATCGGCGTTGATGATGGCATAGCAATGGGGCATGGCGGTATGCTTTATTCTCTACCAAGCCGTGAGATCATTGCAAATTCTATTGAAAGTGTGATGAACGCACATGCACTTGACGCACTTGTGTGTATGCCAAACTGTGATAAGATCGTGCCAGGTATGGTTATGGGAGCGTTACGTGTGAATGTCCCGACTGTATTTGTCAGTGGTGGCCCAATGAAAAAAGGCTACACAAAAAGTGGTGTACCTATAGATCTGGCGACTGCATTTGAGGCAGTGGGTAAATTTGAAACAAAAGAGATAGATGAAGTAGAGTTAAAAGATATAGAGTGTAATGCCTGTCCAAGTGGCGGTAGCTGCTCTGGCATGTTTACCGCAAACTCTATGAATACACTTTGCGAAGCCATGGGTATCGCACTTAGTGGCAACGGCACGATACTAGCACTTACGCCTGAGCGTGAGGAGCTAGTGCGTAAAGCAGGGAGAAGGATATGTGAGATAGCTCTTGACGATCGGTATAAAATCCGCAATATCTTAAACGAAAAAGCTGTAAGAAATGCCCTTGTGGTGGATATGGCAATGGGCGGTAGCTCAAACACCGTGCTACATATGCTGGCCATCGCACGTGAAGCTGGGGTTAGCCTAGAAGTAGGTGAGCTAAATAAAATAAGTCAAAACATCGCTCACATCGCCAAGATCAGCCCAAGTCTACCAAATGTGCATATGGAAGACATCGGTCGTGCAGGTGGCATGAATGCAGTTATAAAAGAGATCTCACGCCATGATAATGGAATGCTAAGCTTAGAAAATTTAACAGTTTCAGGGGAAACACTTAGTGAGCGTGTTTGTGCGAGTGATATAGAAGATGAAAAGATAATACACAAAGTAGAAAATGCTTATTCAAAAGTTGGTGGTTTAGCGATTTTATTTGGCAACTTAGCCGAGCAAGGTTGTGTTATAAAGACAGCCGGTATCGTAGGAGAGCGTAAATTTAGCGGTAAAGCGGTTTGTTTTAACAGTCAAGATGAAGCGATAGAGGGGATTTCTGCTGGTAAAGTTAGCAAGGGTGATGTGGTTGTTATACGTTACGAGGGACCAAAGGGTGGTCCTGGCATGCAAGAGATGTTAAGCCCGACTAGTCTTATCATGGGACGTGGACTTGGTGCTGATGTGGCACTAATTACAGATGGACGTTTTAGTGGTGCAACACGTGGACTAAGTATCGGACATATCAGCCCAGAGGCAGCTGAGGGTGGAATGATAGGGCTTTTGCAAGATGGCGATATAATTGATATAGACGTGGATAGATACGAGATAAACGTGCGTTTAAGCAGTGACGAGATTGCATCTCGCCGTGCAAATTTTAAGCCGATTGAAAAGGAGCTAAATAGCAGATGGCTACGTCAATATCGTCGCCTTGTAACAAACGCAAGTAATGGAGCGATATTAGAGGCGTAA
- a CDS encoding DUF4492 domain-containing protein has product MLQKYLKNALILYIDGFRNMNLGKKLWLVITIKLLIIFGVLKIFLFDETLNTKFSTDEEKSEFVIKNLIKE; this is encoded by the coding sequence ATGTTACAAAAATACTTAAAAAATGCATTAATTTTATACATCGACGGCTTTAGAAATATGAATCTAGGCAAAAAACTATGGCTCGTCATAACCATAAAACTTCTAATAATATTTGGTGTGCTTAAAATTTTTCTCTTTGATGAGACGCTAAATACAAAATTTAGTACCGACGAAGAGAAAAGTGAGTTTGTGATAAAAAATTTAATAAAGGAATAA